GTTTGCTTTGGTTTCCTACATAATTAAACTGATATAACTGAACCAGATTAAAGTAACTGAATGCTCTGGCTGCTAATCCCTGTGCTAAGTAGTATTGAGACTGTGGATCATCTGTATCAGCATCAATAGGTCCGATAACATTATTTGCTGTATAAATCAGAGCATACAAGTTATTCCACATAATCTGAGCCTCATTTGAGGTGTAAACTCTATCGGTAAAATCAAGACTGTTACCAGTCCAGTTGTAACCATTATCATCTGATACAACATCAATACCGTTGGCGTCTGTGAACAACATAACAGAAGGATAACCAAAGTCATTATGTCTGCTGGCACCAAGTGCTGTTTCATTAGGCATATACTGGTTGAACTGAGCAAAGATGGCATTTACCCCCGCCTCTGCTCTTTCAGGATTCAACATGTATGTTTCTTCCTTTTGTTTAGAAGTAACATCATTTCCCAGAGGCAGTGTGTCTAAATCATTACATCCTGTAAACAAAAAAGCTAATGATGCAATTGTTATTATTAAATATTTTATTTTCATAATCTTCTATATTTTCAATTAAAATGTTAAACTAACACCACCGGATACTGAACGTATAGGAGTATATAATGCAGTTGTAGCTGAAATATAACTCTGTCTTGGGTCTAATCCTTTTCTGCTTGTTAAGATTCCAACATTTTCTGCAACCATATAAATTCTAATTCTGCTAATATCTACAGATGCTAATTTCTGAACAGGAATAGTGTATCCTAAGCTTACACTGTTAAGACTCAGATAGTTTGAGCTCGTCAAGAAACGTGTTGATGTTGAGCTGGCATATCTGTCATTAGCGTTAAGTCTCGGAACATCAGTATTAGTGTTCTCTGGAGTCCAGGCATTGTAAATATCTTTATGCCAGTTGAAGCCGGCGCTGCCTGAAAGACCACTATGCATTAATCTCTGGTAACCACTATCAAAAATCTTACCACCTAGCTGATATGCGAACTGAATACCAGCATCAAATCCATAAGCAGTAATTGAAGTACCAAAACCTCCATATACTTTTGGAAGAAGGTCTTTTGTTGCAATTCTGTAATTCTGAGCAACTGCATAGTCCTCTGTAAGATATCTCTCTTCTGTATCAGGATCTGTAGCCCAATATTGTGCAACCCCATTTTCTGGATTAACACCACCATATTCAACAAGGTACATACGATACATTGACTCACCTTCTTCATAGATACGTGTTCCGTCAATCATCTTTCCTTCAAGGTCGGGATGCAATTCATTAATTTTGTTTTTAATTGAAGTTGCATTAAAGTATACATCCCAGTTTATATCACGATTATTAACAACATTCCAGTTAACATCTAATTCTAAACCGGAGTTGGTCATTGAACCAATATTCATTGGGATTGATGTGTAACCCAAACTACCTGCTGTTGGCTTGTTGTATAACATATCGCCTGATCTTCTTCCGAAATACTCTAAACTACCAGTCAATGAATTATTAAACATTGCATAGTCGAAACCGATATTATAGGAAGTTGAAGTTTCCCATGAAAGATCTGCATTCCCTTTATATATAAGTGCACCATCAGCAAATACACCGTCAGCACCTGTCATTCTAAACTGGTCTAACCATGCATAGTAGTTACCAATATTATCGTTACCCTGCTGACCAAATGATGCTTTAAGCTTTAGCATATTCAACCAGTCAACTCCTTCCATGAATTCTTCATCACTCATCATCCAGGCAGCACTTGCTGACCAGAAGTTACCCCATCTGTTATCTGGATGGAAGCGAGATGATGCGTCTCTTCTGTATGCTACGTTAGCGAAATATTTATTATCATGTGAATAGTTCAAACGTGAAATAATACCACGGGTTGCATATTCATTAAGTGTACCACCACCTCTCAAGTTATCAATAGCATTGCTTACATAATAACTTTCTGGGTTATATAGATTCTGACCTGAAGCGAAAAGCATTTGGTTACTGTAAGAATACTCATCATAACCAACTGTCACGTCAAAGTTGTTTTTCTCATCCACTGTATAGCTATAGTGTGCAAGATATTGCTGGTTGAATCCGTAATATCTGTTTAGTTGCTGGTAAGCAGTACCTCCGTAAGAAGAGCTCTGACCCATATATGCATTACCTAGATCGCTGTATTTGCGATTGTTCACGTTAAGACCGTATCTCGCAGTCAATGTTAATCCTTCAAGAGGAGAAACTTCTGCATACCAGCTACCATTGAAAATATCCATTGCATAGTTGGTATCATTAAAAAACAGGTCACCTGCAGGGTTGGCTATTGACATAAAACTTCTGCTGAAGTTTGTACTTTGTCCATCACCATAATCAAAAGCAGTTTTACCATTTATAAGTTTTATCTGCTGATCAGATGCATTTCTTACATATATTGGATAAATTGGTGCAATATAGTTTGCAATGAAGAATGCATTACCAGAAGAGCTGGTAGCTGTATTTTCATCAGAGAAGCGGCTGTTTGAGTAGTTGTAGTTCATATTAGCACCAACCTTAAGCCACTCTTTAACTTTATAATCACCGTTAAAACGTGTTGAGTATCTTTCAAAGGCTGAATTTGGAACAATACCCTGGTCGTTCAGATATCCAAAAGATATGTAGTGATTTCCTCTGTCATTACCACCTGAAATTGATAGATTGTATTCCTGACGTGGGTTATTGCTAAATGTTTCATTAGCCCAGTTATCAGGAGTATAGTAATACTCCCCATCACTGTAACCTAATACTGCGTTAGGATTAAGCATACCATTTGTACCTACAAGAAGCTCTCCTTCAGGGACAGTATATATTGTATAACCTGATCCTCCTTCACTTTCTTTTGTCAAAGTAGTATTTGCATATCTGTTTGCTCTTACAGGATCATATCCTAACGAATATACACCGGCATTATAAATAGCCTGATAAGATTTTTCTATATAATTCTTTGGACTGGTCATAACATCGTAGTTCTTGATTGAACGTGAGTTTACACCATATCTTGCTTCAAAATTAACTGTAGAGCCTCCCTTACCTTGTTTTGTTGTAATCATTATGATACCATTTGCTCCACGGGCACCATATAATGCAGTTGAAGCAGCATCTTTCAATACTGTCATAGACGCAATATCAGATGGGTTAAGTGATGATAGATCGCCATCAAATGGTATACCATCAACAACATAAAGTGGATCCATCCCTGCATTGATAGAACCAACACCTCTAATACGTACTGTAGCAGAAGATCCGGGTTGTCCATCATTGCTCAGAATCTGAACACCTGCAACATTACCTGAAAGGGCATTAGAAACGTTGGATATCTGACGCATTTCAAGTTTTTCCGAATCAACAACTCCGGCAGAACCTGTAAATGTACCCCTGGTTGAGGTTCCATAGGCAACGACAATCACTTCATCCAGCAACTCTGTATCTGTATGAAGGATTATATTAACACTAGCACTCACAGGTACCTCTTGTGTAACAAAACCAACATATGAGACAACCAATGTCCCTCCGGTAGGAGCAGACAGAGAAAAATTGCCATCAAAGTCAGTAACAGTACCCTGTGTAGTACCTTTTACCTGTATTGTAACCCCAATTAGTGGTTCACCTGAAGCATCAGTCACATTACCACGTACTTGTGTTTGAGCTACAACAATTCCTATTCCAATAAAGAATAGGGCTAAAACCATAGTTAGCTTCCTTTTCATAAACTCTACTTTTTAATTAAACACTTTCATTATTATTATTTTTACTTCAATATTCTTTCAAATCTATATTCTAGATTGACAAATTCGTTGTACTGCTTTTTAGAAAAAGAAATGTTTTCGTGGCTTCTGACTAAAGTTATTTATCAATTCACCCCACACTTTAACATTTACATAGATTTGATTCATCTCACAAATATAAATTATTTTATTTAACTAATAATTTTTTGTCACATTATTTTTAAAAAAAAGGAGAAATAGTTGCAAAAAAGATCGTTTTAGTAACTTTTATTGCATTTCAGCTCATTTTTTAACTTAGAAAACAATGCAAAAACTTTATTATTTTAACAATTGAATAACCTAATCAACTTCTCGAAAATCGAGAAGATGCAAAAGTAAGATATAAAAAATCATTATGCAACTTTTTAACCGCGTAACTAACATTTTTGATGCCTAATCGAGGTTATCTATGAAAAATGGTAAGACAAAATACTAATAGCAGAATTTACTTATTAAGGTCTACAAAAAAATAAGACTGCCCCGAAGAGCAGTCTTACAAAATAATAATAATGATGTTTAATTCCAGCCGGCATTTTGTTGACTTGCAATCTTTGGATTGGAAGATATCTCAGATAGTGGTATTGGAAAAATATATCTCCTATCCTCGAAATTAAAACCTGCTGTTTTTATTATCTCTGGATCTACGACTCCTGAAGCCGGGTCATATGATTCTGTTTTCATACTACCCCATGAAGCTTTATCGGGAATGCCGGCTTTTCCATCCTTACTTTTAATTGCATATTTGCTGTCGTACGTTAAACGATGTATATCCGGCCAACGTCTACCTTCAGCAAGAAACTCAATTTCTCTCTCCTTAAGTATGGCGTCCATCAACTCATCAACATTTGCAAATGATGAAAGTGTGAACTGTAACTCAGGATCTGTTACAGCTCTGTTTCGTACTGCATTAAGCAGATCTACAGCTTTTTGAGTAACTCCGTTCTGACGTGCTTCAGCCTCGGCGTAATTAAGCAAAACTTCTGCATAACGAATTACCGGTGTCCAGTCATCCATAACAGTACCTGCACGGTATTTCCAAGACCAGAATGCATTAACACTTCCATACTGAGCTCTTTTCAAAAGCTGCTCACGCCTAAGATCGCTTTCAAGCCAATAATCAGCATTAATGATAATAGGACTTACGGCAACCAAACTGCGCACTGTTGAATAGAATTGTGAAAGTGAACCGTTATTTGTTGCGTTATCCAATGCACTGTTTTCAATTGAAAATATTGACTCACTGTTACCACTGTTGTTAACAAATGGACCTTCTGGCTCGGCTGTTAATGCATAACCTCCAATTGGACTTGTGAAAGGTGCTGTTGCACTTACTATCTTATTTGATTCAGCAATTACATTTGACCAATTACCCATATGCTGATACACTCTGGCTTTTAAAGCTATGGCAGCACCTTTGGTTGCACGTGATATTTTCAAACCACCAGATCTTGTTGCTGCAAGATTCTGTTCTGCAAATTCAAGATCTTCAAGTATCTGACTATATGTTTCAGCCACTGTTGCTCTTCCTGCTTCTTTTGCCTCCTCTACTTTTTCAATTGTATTGATAGGAACAGTACTGATTGGAACACCATAATGCGAAGCATCAGCAGTAGCTGCATAAGGAAGTGCAAAATAAACTAACAGTTCATGAAACCCAAGGGCTCTTAAAAAACGCACTTCTGCTTCTCCATCCAACGCCTCTTCTTGTGTCAATACACCGTTTTCTGCAGCAGTTCTGAGACCTTCAATTACAATATTAATTTTATTTATCATTTGATAAGTACACTCCCAGTGAGCCTGACCATTTGGAGATGACACATTATAATCTCCATTATATGTTACGGCGAAAAACTGCTGTACATTTACCATAAGTTCACCCTTCATATCACCCTGCTCAACAGAAGCAGCGCCGAATGGATAACCTCTTCTTTGGTTATTACCCGGGTAATAACCGCTCTGAGCCGCATCATAACAGCCAATAATAGCTAATTCACATCTATCGGCTGTCGCAAATGCCACATCATAGGGTATAGCATCTTTCTGATCAAGATTAATTGCCTGATCAGTACAGCTGAAAAGCAATGCCACACAAAATAAAATAGATAATATATTTTTCATATTACATCTGTATTTTCGTTAAACATTTAATTAAAAACCAATATTCAAGCCAAAGACTACAGTTCTTTGCTGAGGATTACCATTCCAGTCAACTCCCGGAACAACAGTATAACCTTCAGGATCTAAACCTGTGTATTTTGTGAAAGTTGCTAAATTCTGACCCTGTACATAAACTCTAACTCTCTCAACCCAAAGCTGTTTGCATATTTCCTGAGGTACGTTATATCCAACTGCCAGGTTCTGAAGTTTAAGAAAATCCCCATCTTCGATCCATCGTGACATACCTTCACCTGTTCTGTTAATGAATGCTCCTTTTCCGTACCACAATTTTGGAACATCTCCATTACCCGGATTCTCTACACTTTGCCATCTGTTCAATATTTCTTTACTGCTGTTTGTGAAGCCTTGATCTAGCATATCTCTGCGAGTAACATTAGCAATTTTGTTACCTCCTGAAAAGCGGAAGAAAATATTGAAATCGAAATTTTCAATGGTAAATGTATTGTCCCATCCACCAAACCATGATGGAAGTGAATTGCCAAGTATAAACTTATCCTCTTCAACCAGGTTATCAGTTTGACTTAAATCTGTCGGATTACTTGGATTATAGGCATAATATCTTGAATCAGTTATATTACCCTGAACTATTGATCCATCCTTTTTGTAATACATGGGGTTACCATTACTCATATTTACCCCTGCATATTTATAACCCCATAAAGCATTCACCGATTCACCCTCACGAAGTATATAGTGTTCATAAGGTATATCATTCACTAATGTTACAACTTTGCTTTTCTGTGTTGAAAAATTGAAAGCAGTTTTCCAGATAAAATCGCTTCTCTGAATTATATTACCTCCTACTTCTAACTCTATGCCACTATTTTCTATTTGACCATAGTTTTGTGCAATTTCATTCCATGGAATACCCAATGATGGAGGAGTAGGAACATCTAAAACAATGTCACTGTTGTCTTTTTGCCAATAAGCAAAAACCAGGTTAAATCTGTTATGCATAAAACCGGCATCAAAACCAAAGTCAAGTATTTTTTGCTTTTCCCATCTCAGTGCAGGATTACCTGCCTGATAATATGCAATACCTGCCTGATCTCCATATTTTTGACCAGCGAAAATATCCTGGAACATGAAGTCGCCCGAAAGTCTGTCATTTCCAACTTCTGCAAAACTACCTCTTATGCGCAGATCACTAATAACATCGTTTATTGGGCTTTCGCTCCAGAAATTCATTGCTGAAATTCTGAATGCAGCAGATCCTCCATAGAATGTACCCCAGCGATTATCTCTGTGCAGATTTGAAATACCATCACGACGAACAGATCCGCCAATATAGAGCATGCTTTTGTAATTGTAATTTGCACGGAAAATATATGAAGCCAAACCGTTTGTAGTAACACTACCTCCTGAACTCTGGGTTACATATGTGTCAGAAATAATCTCATCTACAAAGAATGGATCAGAAAAATCACGAGCTCCCGCAGTGAAACGATTATATGTATAATTTGTCCACTCAGCAACTGCCGTTGCATCTAAATTGTGAGATCCAAATGATTTGTTGAAACTTAAAATATTCTGGAAATTCCAGCGCTGTCTCTTTATAGAAGATCTGTTTATAAGTCCCTTATAACCAAAACCATCTCCCGACTCTGGTTTCCAAACATAGCTATCGTCAATTAAATTTACATCAGCACCTACAAGCATTCTATATGTAAGCCAGCTTACAGGCTTTATATCAATATTTGCAGTTGGAAGCAACCTGTACGAGATATTTGATTGTCTGTTATTCTTCAATACCCATACTATATTTGGAATAGTATTTTCGATTGTACGCAGGTTTGGACCCTTTGCGAGTGACTTACGATCGGAAGGATCTATGTTGTATCCGGTTGGGTCATCAGGATTGTAAACTGCCACGTTTGGCAACATCCTTGAACTTGCATACATATTGTCACTAATTGAGTTTGTACCTTTAACAGGACCTGCATTTACCTGATTGGATGCATTAAGAGAAAATCCTGCAGAAAGATAATCTTTCAGGAATTTATGTTCAGCTCTTGCATAAAAGGTGTACCTGTTATAACTATTGTTAATTGCAAGACCTTTCTGATCTGTAAACCCTGCAGACATAAAGTATTGTGTCTGTGGGGAAGCACCTGATATTGATACAGTATGACTATGCTGGAATCCTGTTCTGAAAACATGATCATACCAGTTTACGTCTGTACCTCTTTCATCCATATTAGCCTGAGGATTTCCTCCGGCATTTGTATACTTTTCATTTGCAATAGTAACAAATTCCTCGGCGTTTAGCAGATCGTAAAGCTTTGCAGCTTTTGACCAGCCCATCCAAGAGTCATAAGATATTTTTGCTGCACCCTGTTTTCCCTGTTTTGTAGTAATCAAAACAACACCATTAGCAGCACGTGAACCATAGATAGCTGTTGCAGCTCCATCTTTTAAAATCTCGAAAGATTCGATATCCGAAGGGTTGATGTCTGCAAGAGCATTATTATTAGAATAAGAGTAGCCTACGTTACCTGAAGTTACGGGAACTCCATTAATTACATAGAGAGGTGCATTTGATGAGGAGATTGTTCCCACGCCTCTGATTATTACTCTTGGTGCTTGAGTAACATCGCCTGAAGGTGAAATAACCTGTACACCAGAAGCTCTACCTGCCATTTGCTGCATAAAGCTTGGAGATGCTTTTGAAGCTAAATCATCTCCTCTGATTTGAGAAATGGAACTGGTAACATCTCTTTTTCTTTGTGTACCATAACCAACAACAACAACCTCATCCAGCTGCTCCGTATCACTTGTTAACACAACTCTTACCTGGGAACTCACAGCAACTTCTTCTGTTATGTATCCTACATAAGAAACCACGAGAGTACCTCCGACTGGTGCGGTCAGCGTAAAATTACCATCTATATCAGTAACTGTTCCCTGATAGGTGCCTTTAATTAATATGGTGGCTCCTATAACCGGTTCACCTGATTCATCCACAACGATTCCTCGAACTTGTGTCTGAGCCATCAGAATCCCCACCCCTGTAAAGAGCAGGGTAAAAAACAAAATAAGCTTTCTTTTCATAAACTCAACTTTTAAAATTATATACTATTCTTTAGGGATATATATTTAAATCTTAAATGTAATTTTCTCGGAAAAGGGATTAACAAAGTCTTTCAATTAACTAACCAGAGAGTGATTAATTGCATAACCAGTTATTATATTATTTTTAACCTTTAAATTAATATATATTATTTTTGCAAATATATAACATTTATTCAAACTGCAACACTTTCTAAATAATATTTTATATTTATTTCTATTTTCATCGTTTTTCAGGCCATTTTTTTTCATTTTAAAGCTTAATCATAAACCCAGGCAAACAACCTACAAGTATTGTAATGATTTAACGGCAATATTTAATCTTAACATTTCCTAATTTGATCTGATATTATAGATACAAAAAAAGCAGCCCGAAAAGGCTGCTTCATTATAAAAGCTTATTTTACTAAAACTGATATTTCTTATTATTCAATGCCTAATAATTCAACTTCAAAAATAAGGTTTGAGAAAGGTTTTATTGAACCTCTGTCCGAAGAACCGTAAGCTAAGTCATAAGGAATATAAAGTTTCCATTTTGAACCTACAGGCATAAGCTGAAGAGCTTCGGTCCATCCTGCAATAACCTGAGTTACTCCGAAAGTTGCAGGTTCACCTCTTTCCACACTACTGTCGAAAACGCTTCCATCAATCAACGTTCCATGATAGTGCACTTTAACTCTATCACTTACTGTAGGAGTTGCACCTTTTCCTTCTTTAATAACTTCATACTGCAATCCGCTAGGCAGAGTAACCACTCCTTCTCTTGATCCATTTTCCGACATAAATGCATCACCCTGAGCAATTTCATCCTGATACTGTTCTTTAAGCTCTTCTTCCTGACGCTTCATCTGTGCTTCCTGAGCTTTCTCCATTTCTGTCTGTATCAAATTATTTGCATCAAGTTTATTGATTGCAAGTTCCTGATTCTTCAATGTTGAGATCAGACCAGCAAGTAACTGATCACTATTTGCTTTTTGATCCGAGTTTTCACCATAGACCATAGAGTTAAACTGTGGCAGAAGCTGCTGTGAAAACTGTACACCTATACTTAATCCATGTGCATAGGGAGATTTTTCATCAAGACTAATAGCCTCTTTCATACCTTTGATGAATTCATTTAATCTTGGTCCGTTAACTTTATTAATTGAATCAATTTTTGCTGCCTTCTCTGCAAGTAAAGCAGCTTTTTCTGTTGAATCTGCCGCAGCGATCCTCAATTGATAATCATACTCAATGTCTGATGTACTTAAAAGAACACCAGCCTGCTCAAGAAATTGTGCTAATCCCTGATCAGCCATTGTAACTCCATAAGCATAAGAAACACTGTCAACAGAATTTTTCAAGGAGGTCTTTGGAGTAGATGCTCCTCCGCAGGAGATCATCATAACCGCCAAAACTGCTAATGCACTAAAAGTGCCTAAAATTGTTTTCTTCATTTTACTTAATATTATTATATGTATTTTTTTTACTATACAATTCCCAATAATTCCACGTCAAATATCAGAGTTGTATTTGGCTCAATTGAACCACCCGCTCCCTGCTTTCCATAGGCAAGATCTGAAGGAATATATAATCTCCATTTTGAGCCAACGGACATAAGCTGAAGTGCTTCAACCCATCCTTTTATGACCTGATTTACTCCAAAAACAGCCGGCTGACCACGCTGTACTGAGCTATCAAATACTGTACCATCAATAAGTGTACCATGGTAGTGGCATTTAACCTTGTCTGTAGCTTTGGGAATTGCACCATCACCTTCGTTAATTACTTCATATTGTAACCCGCTTGGTAATGTTACAACACCTTCTCGCTTTTTATTTTCTTCCAGGAAAGCTTTTCCTGCTTCCAGATTCTTATTCAGCATCTCGTCTTGTTGTTTGGTGAAATAGTCCTGTAATATCTGATTTGCTTCTTGTGGAGACATTGAAGGAGTTTTGTTATCCATGATCTCTGTGAAGGCTTTTACAAAGGAATCAACATCTATATTTTTGAGTCCTGAATTCATTAGGTTTGAGGCCATACTCATACCCAATGCATAACTTAATTTGTCCATTAATATATTTACTTTTCGAATTATCGTACAAAAGTACGATTTAAATTATAAATAGAGTATGTTTAACTCGTAAAATGTTTTGATCTTGGTATAAAAAGCTATATTTGAGATAAAAAGAGGTAAAAAACTATGAAAAAGAGATTGGTGGTTCTAACTGGTGCAGGTATGAGCGCAGAAAGTGGTATCTCTACTTTCAGAGATTCTGGGGGACTGTGGGATAAATATCCAGTGGAACAGGTTGCAACTCCCGAAGGTTTCAGGGCAAATCCTGAATTGGTACTTAACTTTTATAATATCAGGAGACGTGAACTTCTTTCTGTGAAACCTAATGAGGGACATTATGGACTGGTGGACCTGGAAAAACATTTTGAAGTTAATATTATTACTCAAAACATTGATAATCTGCATGAACAGGCAGGTAGCTCATCTGTTATTCATCTTCATGGCGAATTGATGAAATCACGGTCTACGGCTGATGAGTCGCTAGTCTATGATATTGACCCTGAAAAATGTGAAATTCTTTTAGGTGATACATGCGAGAAGGGTTCTCAGTTACGTCCTCACATAGTTTGGTTTGGAGAGATGGTCCCTATGATGTCAGTCGCTGAAGAAATCACCCGTAAAGCTGATATATTTGTAATTATTGGCACTTCAATGAATGTTTATCCGGCAGCCGGTCTGCTTCATGACGTAAAGTATGACACCCCTGTTTATCTTATTGACCCTAAAGATGTAAATACCGGAAGAAGAGACATACATCATATCAGAATGGGAGCTTCAGAAGGTGTGAAGGAATTAAAGAAAATTCTGTTAACATAAATTGCACTTTAATGTTTCTTTCAACACTCTTTGTTCTTGGATTCTTTTATTTTAAAAGAAGATCATAAGAGCGAAGTAAGTATGAGGTGTGAGTAAGTACTTTTTGAGAGTGTTGTTTTTTTTGTATTTTTGATTTGAAATAGCGGCAACTAAGCCTGCTTAAATTAACTTGATTTGTAGCTTGTGGCAAAAAAAATAGCAGAAACACCAATGATGAAGCAGTTTGTTGAGATAAAGAGTCAACATCCCGACGCTATACTGCTTTTCAGAGTTGGTGATTTTTATGAGACTTTTTCGGATGATGCGATAACAGCATCTGAGATTTTAGGAATAACTCTAACCAGAAGAGCCAATGGTGCTGCACAGTTTGTAGAATTGGCCGGCTTCCCTCATCATGCTCTTGATACTTACTTGCCCAAACTTGTCAGGGCAGGGAAAAGGGTAGCAATTTGTGACCAGCTGGAGGACCCAAAGACAACTAAAAAACTGGTAAAACGGGGTATAACTGAACTGGTTACGCCGGGTGTATCGATAAATGACAATGTTCTAAACCATAAGGAGAATAATTTTCTCTGTGCGATTCACTTTACAAACAATCTTTTAGGTATATCATTCCTTGATATATCAACAGGAGAGTTCCTTACTACTGAAGGTAAAAAGGACAATATTGACAAACTGTTATCTAATTTCTCTCCTAAGGAAATTTTGATTGAGCATTCAAAAAAAAGGAAATTTGAGGAGATATTTGGTTCGGGATGGATGACCTCGGTTCTGGATGACTGGATTTTTACTGAAAATGCAGCTCGTGACAGACTATTGGCGCATTTTAAATCTGCGAGCCTTAAAGGTTTTGGTGTTGAGCAGCTTGAACAAGGTATCATAGCATCTGGAGCTATTTTACATTATATGGATATCACTCAGCATCCAAATATTGAACATATAACATCATTAACCAGAATTGAAGAGGAGAGATTTGTACGTCTTGATAAATTCACGGTAAGAAACCTGGAGCTGCTTTCTCCAATGAATGAAGGTGGTAAAAGTTTGCTGGATATCCTTGACAAGACTATATCTCCAATGGGATCACGTCTTATGAGACGTTGGGTTGTTTTTCCACTAAAAGATGTTTTGCCAATTAATGATCGTTTAAATATAGTTGAGTACTTTTTTCGTGATCCTGAGTTGAAAAAGTTTCTTGCTCAACAGCTTTCTCTTATTGGAGATCTGGAAAGAATTATCTCTAAAGCGGCTGTTGGCAGAATTAATCCAAGAGAGGTGGTTCAGCTAAAAGTTGCACTGAATGCAATTGATCCTATCCAGCAGGCCTTTGCTGATTCTGACAATAGCAATCTAAGGGAGATGGGTGAATTATTGAATCCATGTCCGGTATTGAGAGAAAAGATAGAAAAGGAGATTGTTTCTGATCCTCCGGCTCTGATCAATAAGGGTGGATTTATAAGAAAAGGGATAAATAAGGATCTTGATGAACTCAGGGATATTGCTTTTTCGGGAAAGGATTATCTTCTGAAATTGCAGCAACGGGAGAGTGAAAGAACGGGAATACCTTCTCTTAAAATTGCATTTAATAATGTATTCGGATATTATATAGAGGTGCGAAATACTCATAAAAGTAAAGTGCCTGCAGATTGGACCAGAAAACAGACATTGGTTAGCGCTGAAAGATATATTACC
This portion of the Lascolabacillus massiliensis genome encodes:
- a CDS encoding SusC/RagA family TonB-linked outer membrane protein, producing the protein MKRKLTMVLALFFIGIGIVVAQTQVRGNVTDASGEPLIGVTIQVKGTTQGTVTDFDGNFSLSAPTGGTLVVSYVGFVTQEVPVSASVNIILHTDTELLDEVIVVAYGTSTRGTFTGSAGVVDSEKLEMRQISNVSNALSGNVAGVQILSNDGQPGSSATVRIRGVGSINAGMDPLYVVDGIPFDGDLSSLNPSDIASMTVLKDAASTALYGARGANGIIMITTKQGKGGSTVNFEARYGVNSRSIKNYDVMTSPKNYIEKSYQAIYNAGVYSLGYDPVRANRYANTTLTKESEGGSGYTIYTVPEGELLVGTNGMLNPNAVLGYSDGEYYYTPDNWANETFSNNPRQEYNLSISGGNDRGNHYISFGYLNDQGIVPNSAFERYSTRFNGDYKVKEWLKVGANMNYNYSNSRFSDENTATSSSGNAFFIANYIAPIYPIYVRNASDQQIKLINGKTAFDYGDGQSTNFSRSFMSIANPAGDLFFNDTNYAMDIFNGSWYAEVSPLEGLTLTARYGLNVNNRKYSDLGNAYMGQSSSYGGTAYQQLNRYYGFNQQYLAHYSYTVDEKNNFDVTVGYDEYSYSNQMLFASGQNLYNPESYYVSNAIDNLRGGGTLNEYATRGIISRLNYSHDNKYFANVAYRRDASSRFHPDNRWGNFWSASAAWMMSDEEFMEGVDWLNMLKLKASFGQQGNDNIGNYYAWLDQFRMTGADGVFADGALIYKGNADLSWETSTSYNIGFDYAMFNNSLTGSLEYFGRRSGDMLYNKPTAGSLGYTSIPMNIGSMTNSGLELDVNWNVVNNRDINWDVYFNATSIKNKINELHPDLEGKMIDGTRIYEEGESMYRMYLVEYGGVNPENGVAQYWATDPDTEERYLTEDYAVAQNYRIATKDLLPKVYGGFGTSITAYGFDAGIQFAYQLGGKIFDSGYQRLMHSGLSGSAGFNWHKDIYNAWTPENTNTDVPRLNANDRYASSTSTRFLTSSNYLSLNSVSLGYTIPVQKLASVDISRIRIYMVAENVGILTSRKGLDPRQSYISATTALYTPIRSVSGGVSLTF
- a CDS encoding RagB/SusD family nutrient uptake outer membrane protein is translated as MKNILSILFCVALLFSCTDQAINLDQKDAIPYDVAFATADRCELAIIGCYDAAQSGYYPGNNQRRGYPFGAASVEQGDMKGELMVNVQQFFAVTYNGDYNVSSPNGQAHWECTYQMINKINIVIEGLRTAAENGVLTQEEALDGEAEVRFLRALGFHELLVYFALPYAATADASHYGVPISTVPINTIEKVEEAKEAGRATVAETYSQILEDLEFAEQNLAATRSGGLKISRATKGAAIALKARVYQHMGNWSNVIAESNKIVSATAPFTSPIGGYALTAEPEGPFVNNSGNSESIFSIENSALDNATNNGSLSQFYSTVRSLVAVSPIIINADYWLESDLRREQLLKRAQYGSVNAFWSWKYRAGTVMDDWTPVIRYAEVLLNYAEAEARQNGVTQKAVDLLNAVRNRAVTDPELQFTLSSFANVDELMDAILKEREIEFLAEGRRWPDIHRLTYDSKYAIKSKDGKAGIPDKASWGSMKTESYDPASGVVDPEIIKTAGFNFEDRRYIFPIPLSEISSNPKIASQQNAGWN